Part of the Mycolicibacterium mengxianglii genome is shown below.
GATTCCGTGGGACGACATCCTGTTCTACCGGCACACCCGCGCGGCCACCTTCGTGCGCAGCTGTCTGCACCGTTACAGCGCGCTGCCCTACGTGCACCGCTCGATCCGGTTCGCGGACCTGATGATCGGCGCGGCGCTGTTCAACGTCCGCCAGACCGGTCTGGACAAGAATCCGGCGGTGCAGGAGAAGCTGGCCACGCTGGCCTGCTACCGCGAAGGCATCGACGCGCACCTGACTGCCGCGATCGCCACGGCCGAGACCAGCCCGGGCGGGCTGCTGATGCCCAACCAGTCCTTGCTCTACGCCGGCCGGGTGTGGGCACAGACCCAGCTGCCGCAGATGATGCACTGGGCCCGCGAACTGTGCGGCGGCCAGATCTGCATCACCCCGGACTCCGGCACCTTCGGCATGCCGGGGGCGGCGCCGTGGCTGGAGAAGTATTACTCGATCACCGACGAATGGCAGGCCGACGACCGGCGCAAGCTGCTGGCTTTCGCCCGCGACCTGCTCAACAGCGACTACGCCGGGCACCGGCTGACCTTCCAGTTGTTCGCCCAGGCACCGCCTTTCGCGCACTACCAGGCGGTGTATCGCAACTTCGACTTCGACGGACCGCTGGCCATGGTCAAGGCGGCCGCGGAGCTGTCGGATCGGGTGGACGCGTGAAGCACCGGCGCATCCGCCCCTTCAACACCAGGGACACCTACCCGGAACAGAACCTGGACAACGACCTGTGCCAGGCCGTGGTGGCCGGTGACACCATTTACGTGCGTGGCCAGATCGGTCAGGATCTGGACACCTCGGAGAATGTGGGGGTCGGCGATGTGACCGCTCAGACCGAGCAGGCGATGTCCAATATCGCCACGCTGCTCGCCGAGGCCGGCGCGACGCTCGACGACATCGTCAAAGTGACGATCTACCTTGTCGATCCGCGCTACCGCGAAAGTGTGTACCGGGTGATCGGCCGCTGGCTCAAAGGGGTGCACCCGGTCTCCACGGGACTGGTGGTCAGCGCGTTGGCCCGGCCCGAGTGGCTGGTCGAAGTGGACGTGATCGCAGTCCGGCAGCAGGTGAGCGCGTGACGTTCTCGATGGCGGCGCTGGACCGCGACACCGGCGCATTCGGGATGATCATCACCTCCTCGTCCCCGGCGGTGGCCTCCCGGTGCCTGCACATCCGGCCCGGGCTCGGCGCGGCGGCCAGCCAGAACGTCACCGATCCGCGACTGGGTGGACGGCTGCTTGACCGGCTGGCCGCCGGTGATGAACCTCAGGCAGCGATGGACGCCGTGGTGGCCGACCACGCGTTGCGGGACTACCGGCAGTTGACAGTGCTGGATCGGGCCGGGCGTTCCGCGGCGTTCAGCGGAGCCGGTGCACTGGGCATCCACCACCACGTGGCCGGCGACGGCGTGGTCGCGGCGGGCAACATGCTGGCGAGCCCGGCGACCATCACCGAACTGATCCGCGGCTACGAATCATCGTCTGCCGCCGAATTCGAGCGCCGACTGCTCGACGGGCTGGCGGCTGCGATGGCTGCCGGTGGCGAGGAAGGACCGGTACACGCAGCGGGCCTGCTGGTCTACCGCGAGGTCGAGTGGCCGGAGACGACGCTGCGGGTGGACTGGGCCGATGACGACCCGTACTCCCGGCTCGCCGAACTCTGGACGGTGTGGGAACCGCAACGCGATGACTATGTGCGACGGGCGTTGGACCCGTCGGCCGCCCCCAGCTTCGGGGTCCCGGGTGATCTCTGAGCGCAAGCGCCTCGCCCAGGCGCAGCTGCAGCGGGACTGGGACACCATCCATGGCGT
Proteins encoded:
- a CDS encoding RidA family protein → MKHRRIRPFNTRDTYPEQNLDNDLCQAVVAGDTIYVRGQIGQDLDTSENVGVGDVTAQTEQAMSNIATLLAEAGATLDDIVKVTIYLVDPRYRESVYRVIGRWLKGVHPVSTGLVVSALARPEWLVEVDVIAVRQQVSA
- a CDS encoding DUF1028 domain-containing protein; translation: MTFSMAALDRDTGAFGMIITSSSPAVASRCLHIRPGLGAAASQNVTDPRLGGRLLDRLAAGDEPQAAMDAVVADHALRDYRQLTVLDRAGRSAAFSGAGALGIHHHVAGDGVVAAGNMLASPATITELIRGYESSSAAEFERRLLDGLAAAMAAGGEEGPVHAAGLLVYREVEWPETTLRVDWADDDPYSRLAELWTVWEPQRDDYVRRALDPSAAPSFGVPGDL